In Streptomyces chartreusis, the following proteins share a genomic window:
- a CDS encoding carbohydrate ABC transporter permease, whose amino-acid sequence MTTTAPPGTDTVTGPASDRPGGLRRIGLKAGRTAQGPGLVFVVPFLLVFALFLVWPIVHGLWMSFTDSSLALRDTAFVGFDNYAEAFGDPDVWSSLGNTVVFTAISSVPLVLIALAMALLVHSGLAGQWAWRLAFFAPYLLPVTVVTLVWTWLYQPELGLANQFLDTIGMAPVGWLSDESVAMWSIAALTVWWTVGFNFLLYLAALQSLPSTYYEAAALDGAGAWRRLWSITLPQLRRTTALVAMLQVLASLKVFDQIYILTKGGPNGSTRPVLEYVYDVGFTGYRLGYASAVSYLFFALVIVVSLVQLRLFRQED is encoded by the coding sequence GTGACCACCACCGCACCCCCCGGCACCGACACCGTGACCGGCCCGGCCTCCGACCGCCCCGGCGGCCTCCGCCGTATCGGCCTCAAGGCCGGCCGGACCGCGCAGGGCCCCGGCCTCGTCTTCGTCGTGCCGTTCCTGCTCGTCTTCGCCCTGTTCCTCGTCTGGCCCATCGTGCACGGGCTCTGGATGAGCTTCACCGACAGCTCACTCGCCCTGCGCGACACGGCCTTCGTCGGCTTCGACAACTACGCCGAGGCGTTCGGCGATCCGGACGTCTGGAGCAGCCTCGGCAACACGGTCGTCTTCACCGCCATCTCCAGTGTTCCGCTGGTCCTGATCGCACTGGCGATGGCCCTGCTGGTGCACAGCGGCCTCGCCGGACAGTGGGCGTGGCGACTGGCCTTCTTCGCCCCCTACCTGCTGCCCGTGACCGTGGTGACGCTCGTCTGGACCTGGCTCTACCAGCCGGAACTCGGCCTGGCGAACCAGTTCCTCGACACCATCGGCATGGCACCCGTCGGCTGGCTCTCCGACGAATCCGTCGCGATGTGGTCGATCGCCGCCCTCACCGTCTGGTGGACGGTCGGCTTCAACTTCCTGCTCTACCTCGCCGCGCTCCAGTCCCTGCCCTCGACCTACTACGAGGCCGCGGCGCTGGATGGCGCCGGCGCCTGGCGGCGCCTGTGGTCCATCACCCTGCCGCAACTGCGCCGGACCACCGCACTCGTCGCGATGCTGCAAGTCCTCGCCTCGCTCAAGGTGTTCGACCAGATCTACATCCTCACCAAGGGCGGCCCCAACGGCTCCACCCGCCCGGTCCTGGAATACGTCTACGACGTCGGCTTCACCGGCTACCGGCTCGGCTACGCCTCCGCCGTCTCCTACCTCTTCTTCGCCCTCGTCATCGTCGTCTCGCTCGTGCAACTGCGTCTCTTCCGCCAGGAGGACTGA
- a CDS encoding carbohydrate ABC transporter permease, whose product MSATATPLRPRRRPPLAPAEPSLVLGHGRLPRVLAGTALAVLAAVWLLPFVWAVATSVQSEQDAASPGLSPIKGAFTTEAYRQILERGNVTVWAFNSFLIAGLVTLITVVVSTLAAYGFSRGTFRGRRTLLAVTVAAILVPPQLLVVPLFEQMLLFNLVDTYAAVILPQVVAPMMVFILKRFFDGIPRELEDAARMDGASEFRVFLSIVLPLSRPIVAAVAIFVFIGAWNNFMWPFIVTNDPDLMTLPVGLATVKDAFGIQYAQSMASALLAALPLIVVFLFFQRRIVDSVATTGLGGS is encoded by the coding sequence GTGTCCGCCACCGCAACACCCCTTCGCCCGCGGCGCCGTCCCCCCTTGGCGCCCGCCGAACCCTCCCTCGTCCTCGGACACGGCCGACTGCCCCGCGTCCTGGCCGGCACCGCGCTGGCCGTCCTCGCCGCCGTCTGGCTGCTGCCGTTCGTCTGGGCCGTCGCCACCTCGGTGCAGAGCGAGCAGGACGCCGCGTCGCCCGGACTCTCCCCGATCAAGGGCGCCTTCACGACCGAGGCGTACCGGCAGATCCTGGAACGCGGGAACGTCACCGTCTGGGCCTTCAACAGCTTCCTCATCGCAGGCCTCGTCACCCTGATCACGGTCGTCGTCTCCACCCTCGCCGCGTACGGCTTCTCCCGCGGCACCTTCCGAGGCCGCCGGACCCTGCTCGCCGTCACGGTCGCCGCCATCCTCGTGCCGCCGCAACTGCTCGTCGTACCGCTCTTCGAGCAGATGCTGCTGTTCAACCTGGTGGACACCTATGCGGCGGTCATCCTCCCGCAGGTCGTCGCGCCCATGATGGTCTTCATCCTCAAGCGCTTCTTCGACGGCATCCCGCGTGAGCTGGAGGACGCGGCCCGGATGGACGGGGCCTCGGAGTTCCGGGTGTTCCTGTCGATCGTGCTGCCGCTGTCCCGGCCGATCGTCGCCGCCGTCGCGATCTTCGTCTTCATCGGCGCGTGGAACAACTTCATGTGGCCGTTCATCGTCACCAACGACCCGGACCTGATGACCCTCCCCGTGGGCCTGGCCACCGTCAAGGATGCCTTCGGCATCCAGTACGCCCAGTCCATGGCCTCCGCACTGCTGGCGGCGCTGCCACTGATCGTGGTGTTCCTCTTCTTCCAGCGCCGCATCGTCGACTCCGTCGCCACCACCGGCCTCGGCGGCTCCTGA
- a CDS encoding glycoside hydrolase family 2 protein: protein MPTPSVPRPEYPRPQFVRRDWLNLNGAWQFETDRGDSGLERGLLGRELRDEILVPFPPESELSGIGDTDFHEAVWYRRALTLPAEWAGRRVLLHFGAVDHDTTVWADGKEVARHRGGFTPFTADLGDIAGSGEEVVITVRARDPKSGPQARGKQAIQYANHDCNYTRVTGIWQTVWLEPVPELHLRRPRITPDLAGSAFHLELPISGNRPGHRVRAVLSDADGEVSRTEARADLDLAPRLHLPVPDDRRREWSPEDPHLYDLRLELLDATGQVVDGVDSYGGLRAVGLRGKAVLLNGRPVFQRLVLDQGWYPDGLMTAPTDEALVRDIELAMEAGFNGARLHQKVFEERFLHHADRLGYLVWGEFGDWGCEVGGSSGDNQQPDASYVAQWLEAVERDYSHPSIIGWCPLNETYQKLHDRITRLDDVTRAMFLATKAMDASRPVIDASGYAHRVAETDIYDSHHYEQDPEAFRELMSGLAKDAPFVNSHESGAPYSVPYRGQPYFVSEFGGIWWDPEAAAAQTGEDRTESWGYGERVRDEEEFHARFAGLTGVLLDDRDMFGYCYTQLTDVFQERNGIYRFDRSSKLDVDRVRAAQQRPAAIEGEDKD, encoded by the coding sequence GTGCCCACCCCCTCCGTACCGCGCCCGGAGTATCCACGACCGCAGTTCGTGCGACGCGACTGGCTCAACCTGAACGGCGCCTGGCAGTTCGAGACCGACCGAGGGGACAGCGGGCTCGAACGCGGCCTGCTCGGCCGCGAACTGCGCGACGAGATCCTCGTGCCCTTCCCGCCCGAGTCCGAGCTGTCCGGCATCGGCGACACCGACTTCCACGAGGCCGTCTGGTACCGGCGCGCCCTCACCCTGCCCGCCGAATGGGCCGGACGCCGAGTGCTGCTGCACTTCGGAGCCGTCGACCACGACACCACCGTGTGGGCCGACGGCAAGGAGGTCGCCCGGCACCGTGGCGGTTTCACCCCTTTCACGGCCGACCTCGGCGACATCGCCGGCAGCGGTGAGGAGGTCGTCATCACCGTCCGGGCCCGCGACCCCAAGTCCGGCCCGCAGGCCCGCGGCAAGCAGGCGATCCAGTACGCCAACCACGACTGCAACTACACCCGCGTGACCGGCATCTGGCAGACCGTCTGGCTGGAGCCCGTCCCCGAACTGCATCTGCGGCGCCCCCGCATCACCCCCGACCTCGCCGGCTCCGCCTTCCACCTCGAACTCCCGATCTCCGGCAACCGCCCCGGCCACCGGGTACGTGCCGTCCTCAGCGACGCCGACGGCGAGGTGAGCCGCACCGAGGCACGCGCCGACCTGGACCTGGCCCCGCGCCTGCACCTGCCCGTCCCCGACGACCGGCGCCGCGAGTGGAGCCCGGAGGACCCGCACCTGTACGACCTGCGGCTGGAACTCCTCGACGCGACCGGCCAGGTGGTCGACGGCGTGGACAGCTACGGGGGTCTGCGCGCCGTCGGCCTGCGCGGCAAGGCCGTCCTCCTCAACGGCCGCCCGGTCTTCCAGCGCCTCGTCCTCGACCAGGGCTGGTACCCGGACGGGCTGATGACCGCGCCGACCGACGAAGCCCTCGTACGGGACATCGAGTTGGCCATGGAGGCCGGCTTCAACGGGGCCCGGCTCCACCAGAAGGTGTTCGAGGAGCGGTTCCTCCACCACGCCGACCGCCTCGGCTACCTGGTCTGGGGCGAGTTCGGCGACTGGGGCTGCGAGGTCGGCGGCTCCTCGGGCGACAACCAGCAGCCCGACGCCTCGTACGTCGCCCAGTGGCTGGAAGCCGTCGAACGGGACTACTCCCACCCCTCGATCATCGGCTGGTGCCCGCTCAACGAGACGTACCAGAAGCTCCACGACCGCATCACCCGGCTCGACGACGTCACCCGCGCGATGTTCCTGGCCACGAAGGCGATGGACGCGAGCCGCCCGGTGATCGACGCCTCCGGCTACGCCCACCGCGTCGCCGAGACCGACATCTACGACTCACACCACTACGAGCAGGACCCCGAAGCCTTCCGCGAGCTGATGTCCGGGCTGGCGAAGGACGCCCCGTTCGTCAACTCCCATGAGAGCGGGGCTCCTTACTCGGTGCCGTATCGCGGTCAGCCGTACTTCGTCAGCGAGTTCGGCGGCATCTGGTGGGACCCCGAGGCGGCCGCCGCCCAGACCGGCGAGGACCGCACCGAGTCCTGGGGCTACGGCGAACGCGTCCGGGACGAGGAGGAGTTCCACGCCCGGTTCGCCGGCCTCACCGGTGTCCTGCTCGACGATCGCGACATGTTCGGCTACTGCTACACCCAGCTGACCGACGTCTTCCAGGAGCGCAACGGCATCTACCGCTTCGACCGCAGCTCCAAGCTCGACGTCGACCGCGTCCGTGCCGCACAGCAGCGCCCGGCGGCGATCGAGGGAGAGGACAAGGACTGA
- a CDS encoding alpha/beta hydrolase, which produces MAAHELDPQIAEVLRSGEVKADWRVPPVADPLVRDDIAPLRGRSLPIRLYQGPRDDCVIVFFHGGGFVKGDLDSHDAQARMLCEVTGRPVVSVQYRLAPEHRFPSAYEDAVEVVRWVHEHAGTLFDGAAARIAVAGSSAGANLALGAALALASSPSAPVAQLLVCPFASGDPTLPSRAEFAEGFGLTSRAVEWFIEAYVSDPAQRQDPRFAPLLSENLGVLPPTVLFSAGLDPLRDDARVLSERLRASGVHVLASEEPTLPHGYFKYAGFSEAANDAVVRMSTSFRDLLDDRCADVACSERELK; this is translated from the coding sequence GTGGCTGCGCACGAGCTCGATCCGCAGATCGCCGAAGTCCTCAGAAGTGGCGAGGTGAAGGCCGACTGGCGTGTGCCTCCGGTCGCCGATCCGCTGGTGCGCGATGACATCGCGCCGCTCCGGGGCCGGTCCCTTCCGATCCGCCTCTACCAAGGCCCTCGCGACGACTGCGTCATCGTCTTCTTCCACGGCGGCGGCTTCGTCAAGGGAGACCTGGATTCTCACGACGCCCAGGCACGGATGCTGTGCGAGGTCACTGGGCGGCCGGTCGTGTCGGTGCAGTACCGGCTGGCCCCCGAGCACCGGTTTCCCAGTGCCTACGAGGACGCGGTGGAGGTCGTCCGCTGGGTGCACGAGCACGCGGGCACGCTGTTCGACGGTGCGGCGGCCCGGATCGCGGTCGCGGGCAGCAGCGCCGGAGCGAATCTCGCCCTCGGCGCCGCTCTCGCCCTCGCGTCATCGCCCTCGGCCCCGGTCGCGCAGCTGCTCGTCTGCCCCTTCGCCTCGGGTGATCCGACATTGCCTTCACGCGCCGAGTTCGCCGAGGGGTTCGGGCTGACGTCCCGAGCCGTCGAGTGGTTCATCGAGGCGTACGTGTCCGATCCGGCGCAGCGGCAGGACCCGCGCTTCGCCCCGCTGCTGTCCGAGAACCTCGGCGTCCTGCCGCCAACAGTGCTGTTCAGCGCCGGACTGGACCCACTGCGCGACGACGCCCGCGTCCTGTCGGAGCGACTGCGGGCGTCGGGCGTACACGTACTCGCCTCGGAGGAGCCGACGCTCCCCCACGGCTACTTCAAGTACGCCGGGTTCTCCGAGGCGGCGAATGACGCGGTCGTACGCATGAGCACGTCGTTCCGCGACCTGCTCGACGACCGGTGCGCCGATGTGGCGTGCTCTGAGCGGGAGTTGAAGTAG
- a CDS encoding PHB depolymerase family esterase produces MTTERPLSPWDLPADHPGVSFLTGPTAQFALARDPRFSYSLYVPKGHGPDGPPRPLVIAVHGTRRRAETLRNAFAEFAERQGCVVLVPLFPAGITGPNDVDSYKLLSPTGFRADETLLAMVEEAAARWHVRTDRFHLHGFSGGGQFAHRFAYLHPDRLSSLSVGAPGRVTLLDSAMTWWHGTSDAKEQFGIEVDPGALRGLPVQLVIGENDTGSAELAPPDARGPAPAGSNRIERIHALHANWREHGIDARLDTVPDTAHDHFAVLPTVQRFLAACLAR; encoded by the coding sequence ATGACAACCGAACGCCCCTTGTCCCCCTGGGACTTGCCGGCCGACCACCCCGGCGTGTCCTTCCTCACCGGCCCCACCGCACAGTTCGCGCTCGCCCGCGACCCGCGGTTCTCCTACTCCCTGTACGTCCCCAAAGGACATGGTCCCGACGGCCCGCCCCGCCCGCTGGTGATCGCCGTGCACGGGACGCGGCGTCGCGCCGAGACCCTGCGCAACGCCTTCGCCGAGTTCGCCGAGCGGCAGGGCTGTGTCGTCCTCGTGCCGCTGTTCCCCGCCGGGATCACCGGCCCCAATGACGTGGACAGCTACAAGCTGCTCTCACCGACGGGGTTCCGGGCCGACGAGACGCTGCTCGCCATGGTCGAGGAGGCCGCCGCCCGCTGGCATGTGCGGACCGACCGCTTCCATCTGCACGGGTTCTCGGGCGGTGGCCAGTTCGCGCACCGCTTCGCCTATCTGCACCCCGACCGGCTGTCCTCCCTGTCCGTCGGCGCGCCCGGACGGGTCACGCTGCTGGACTCCGCGATGACCTGGTGGCACGGCACGTCCGATGCCAAGGAGCAGTTCGGCATCGAGGTCGACCCCGGCGCGCTGCGCGGCCTGCCCGTCCAGCTGGTCATCGGCGAGAACGACACCGGCAGCGCGGAACTCGCGCCGCCCGACGCCCGCGGTCCCGCCCCGGCGGGCAGCAACCGCATCGAACGCATCCACGCGCTGCACGCCAACTGGCGTGAGCACGGCATCGACGCACGCCTCGACACGGTCCCGGACACGGCTCACGACCACTTCGCCGTTCTGCCCACCGTGCAGCGATTCCTCGCCGCATGCCTGGCCCGGTGA
- a CDS encoding DUF4387 domain-containing protein: MTTLLDFCSLVRSKNAGPFTLTFDFMCHDQAAYDTLVGTGFLNKDLFARLYGVHPADILLVNHPLALAVKVSFPRPEPQGDLHDADCYAGQQYAPLMDLPIETDHAS, encoded by the coding sequence ATGACCACCTTGCTGGACTTCTGCTCCCTGGTCCGCTCCAAGAACGCGGGCCCCTTCACCCTGACCTTCGACTTCATGTGCCATGACCAGGCTGCCTACGACACTCTCGTCGGCACCGGCTTCCTCAACAAGGACCTCTTCGCCCGCCTCTACGGCGTCCACCCCGCGGACATCCTGCTGGTCAACCACCCCCTGGCCCTCGCCGTGAAGGTCTCCTTCCCCCGCCCCGAGCCCCAGGGCGACCTGCACGACGCCGACTGCTACGCCGGCCAGCAGTACGCCCCGCTCATGGACCTCCCGATAGAAACGGACCACGCCTCATGA
- a CDS encoding acyclic terpene utilization AtuA family protein: protein MEFRILAPTGALGAGFDAEAFRRGVAARPHVIACDAGSTDSGPAALGSGTPKLSDQAVTRDLRLLLRARDELGVPLIIGSCGTSGRDIGVDRVAALVRGIAEAENLHFTMGLIYSDQPAERLEAFFDDGRIAPLPHAPDIDRELFARSHTVAMMGVEPIEEALRSGCDVILTGRASDTALFAAVPHMRGADPGLTWHMAKTIECGAACAVPPSANGLLVHLRDDHFDVTTLAEDSRLTPRSVAAHTLYENADPFRIVEPSGILDTTDATYEAVDERTVRVRGARFMPADGYTNKLEGAELVGHQTVIVGGVRDQVVIRHLPDLVPFTKKYFADKILDVFGGDVDPSDVDIDFRLYGDGAVLAAAEPEPLRPREIGVLITVTAPDQATAHAVATFVAHASSHLPIPEYDGLVSTLAYPFSPPETDRGPLYRFTLNHVVTGVTPTELFRTVTEEV, encoded by the coding sequence ATGGAGTTCCGCATCCTCGCTCCGACCGGAGCCCTCGGCGCCGGCTTCGACGCCGAAGCGTTCCGACGCGGCGTCGCAGCCAGGCCCCACGTCATCGCCTGCGACGCCGGGTCCACCGACTCCGGGCCCGCGGCCCTCGGCTCCGGCACGCCCAAGCTCTCCGACCAGGCCGTCACCCGCGACCTGCGCCTGCTGCTCAGGGCACGCGACGAACTCGGCGTACCGCTGATCATCGGGTCCTGCGGGACCAGCGGACGGGACATCGGCGTCGACCGGGTCGCCGCACTCGTGCGTGGCATCGCCGAGGCCGAGAACCTGCACTTCACCATGGGGCTGATCTACTCCGACCAACCCGCCGAGCGCCTGGAGGCGTTCTTCGACGACGGCCGCATCGCGCCGCTACCCCATGCGCCGGACATCGACCGGGAGTTGTTCGCACGCAGTCACACCGTCGCCATGATGGGCGTGGAGCCGATCGAGGAAGCCCTGCGGTCCGGGTGCGACGTCATCCTCACCGGCCGGGCCAGCGACACCGCGCTGTTCGCTGCGGTCCCCCATATGCGCGGCGCCGACCCCGGGCTGACCTGGCACATGGCGAAGACCATCGAGTGCGGCGCCGCCTGCGCCGTCCCGCCGTCGGCCAACGGGCTCCTGGTGCACCTGCGCGACGACCACTTCGACGTGACCACGCTCGCCGAGGACAGCCGGCTCACCCCTCGTTCCGTCGCGGCGCACACCCTGTACGAGAACGCGGACCCGTTCCGCATAGTCGAGCCGTCGGGAATCCTCGACACCACCGACGCCACGTACGAGGCCGTCGACGAGCGGACCGTCCGGGTGCGCGGGGCACGGTTCATGCCGGCGGACGGCTACACGAACAAGCTCGAAGGCGCCGAACTCGTGGGCCACCAGACGGTCATCGTCGGCGGCGTCCGCGACCAGGTGGTCATCCGGCACCTGCCCGACCTGGTGCCGTTCACGAAGAAGTACTTCGCGGACAAGATCCTCGACGTGTTCGGTGGCGACGTCGACCCCTCCGACGTGGACATCGACTTCCGCCTCTACGGCGACGGAGCTGTACTCGCGGCAGCCGAACCCGAGCCACTACGCCCTCGCGAGATCGGTGTCCTGATCACCGTGACCGCCCCCGACCAGGCGACCGCGCACGCCGTCGCGACCTTCGTCGCGCACGCTAGCAGCCACCTGCCGATCCCGGAGTACGACGGCCTGGTCTCCACGCTGGCCTACCCCTTCTCCCCGCCGGAGACGGACCGCGGCCCGCTGTACCGCTTCACCCTCAACCACGTCGTCACCGGCGTCACCCCGACCGAGCTCTTCCGCACCGTCACCGAGGAGGTATGA
- a CDS encoding MFS transporter, with protein sequence MSASTVLWVTLAVFAQESVWNFYDAQVPAELRQYLTSAGLVGLIMGMDNALGVLIQPWMGFVSDRRARDGRGRWAIVLTGAALASIPFALIPWTGDLPTLMLCIVAFAATANAFKGVTETLVSDYLSPAHRGKAQGFVKAGVSLTIVVSALISLLVVDRSITLAFALPPVLMLVLLTTSWVFLGRRHSTAVAEAKEEDEPTDFTSPWAVVKDMVRDPSRARALLMLGIFCFAGMWSALRALMTPYGTETLGLSRGAAGGLALPGAVAFLVCVVPLAYASSRLGQIRAIRYGVGLFVVGLLIGFASPTVPGTVASLVVTSIGYATFAVNALVALWDLAPSRHVVGTYTGLYTVASSTGAALGPALLGFTVDMTGWRFMLLDGALFAAITFVVFTRLARRVTPAA encoded by the coding sequence ATGAGTGCGAGCACCGTCCTGTGGGTGACCCTCGCGGTCTTCGCCCAGGAGTCGGTCTGGAACTTCTACGACGCCCAAGTCCCCGCCGAACTGCGGCAGTACCTCACCTCCGCGGGCCTGGTCGGGCTCATCATGGGCATGGACAACGCGCTCGGCGTCCTCATCCAGCCGTGGATGGGCTTCGTGTCCGACCGGCGCGCTCGGGACGGCAGGGGCCGTTGGGCCATCGTCCTCACCGGCGCGGCGCTGGCCTCGATACCCTTCGCGCTGATCCCTTGGACCGGCGATCTGCCCACGCTGATGCTCTGCATCGTCGCGTTCGCGGCCACGGCCAACGCGTTCAAGGGTGTCACCGAGACGCTGGTCTCCGACTACCTCTCCCCCGCGCACCGGGGCAAGGCCCAGGGCTTCGTGAAGGCGGGCGTCAGTCTCACCATCGTCGTGTCGGCCCTGATCAGCCTGCTCGTCGTCGACCGCAGCATCACCCTCGCGTTCGCGCTGCCGCCCGTGCTCATGCTGGTGCTCCTCACCACCTCGTGGGTCTTCCTGGGCCGCCGGCACTCCACGGCCGTGGCTGAGGCGAAGGAAGAGGACGAGCCGACCGACTTCACATCGCCCTGGGCCGTCGTCAAGGACATGGTGCGCGACCCCTCCCGCGCACGGGCCCTGCTCATGCTCGGCATCTTCTGCTTCGCCGGCATGTGGTCCGCACTGCGAGCACTGATGACCCCGTACGGCACAGAGACCCTCGGCCTGTCCCGCGGTGCGGCGGGCGGGCTCGCACTGCCCGGCGCCGTCGCCTTCCTGGTGTGCGTCGTCCCCCTCGCCTACGCCTCCTCCCGACTGGGCCAGATACGGGCGATCCGTTACGGCGTAGGGCTGTTCGTCGTCGGCCTGCTCATAGGCTTCGCCTCCCCCACCGTGCCCGGCACGGTCGCCTCACTGGTCGTCACCTCGATCGGGTACGCGACCTTCGCCGTGAACGCCCTCGTCGCGCTGTGGGATCTCGCCCCCAGCCGGCACGTGGTGGGCACCTACACCGGCCTGTACACCGTCGCCTCGTCGACCGGCGCGGCGCTCGGCCCGGCGCTGCTCGGCTTCACCGTCGACATGACGGGGTGGCGGTTCATGCTCCTCGACGGTGCCTTGTTCGCCGCGATCACCTTCGTCGTCTTCACCCGGCTGGCGCGCCGCGTCACGCCGGCCGCCTGA
- a CDS encoding GntR family transcriptional regulator: protein MGQLPHLTVSATLGDQAYTAIREAIISGSLERGQKVTERGLAESLDISATPVREALRRLEQDRLVERTGPRSVRIAKFAEEELREFTMIGDSLRSLAARLAAEKSTAAQRREMRALLDKADGLRGRADGIDSGSDEARELIQEILHCMRTFHTLVDRASGNSTLLQMLHMVDAFGADERRTTVLAEVGGDRRGAVEERYRQHRAIYDAIAAGDGDRAAELMSAHSAASSDSLISGRFPA, encoded by the coding sequence ATGGGACAGCTTCCGCACCTCACGGTCTCCGCGACACTCGGCGATCAGGCGTACACCGCGATCCGCGAGGCGATCATCTCCGGCAGCCTCGAACGGGGCCAGAAGGTGACCGAGCGCGGGCTCGCCGAGTCGCTGGACATCAGCGCGACGCCGGTGCGCGAGGCGCTGCGGCGCCTGGAGCAGGACCGACTGGTCGAGCGGACGGGGCCGCGCTCCGTGCGCATCGCCAAGTTCGCGGAGGAGGAGCTGCGGGAGTTCACCATGATCGGGGACTCCCTGCGGTCGCTGGCCGCCCGGCTGGCCGCCGAGAAGTCGACGGCGGCCCAGCGACGGGAGATGCGCGCGCTGCTCGACAAGGCCGACGGCCTGCGGGGGCGGGCCGACGGTATCGATTCGGGCAGTGACGAGGCGCGCGAGCTGATCCAGGAGATCCTGCACTGCATGCGGACCTTCCACACGCTCGTCGACCGGGCGAGCGGCAACTCGACGCTGCTCCAGATGCTGCACATGGTCGACGCCTTCGGCGCGGACGAACGTCGCACGACGGTCCTCGCCGAGGTCGGCGGCGACCGGCGCGGCGCGGTGGAGGAGCGGTACCGCCAGCATCGGGCCATCTACGACGCCATCGCCGCCGGCGACGGCGACCGGGCGGCGGAGCTGATGAGCGCTCATAGCGCCGCGTCCAGCGATTCTCTGATCTCGGGGCGTTTCCCGGCCTGA
- a CDS encoding exo-alpha-sialidase: MVVLRFRHALGRHRLLALAPAAALSLLWATPAATSPMTAGTAATATTASASALAATGTPLRDGTGLYPRAIRLAHNGSANGRVLASVVTFDGNNGIGAIHESTDSGATFREVGRVADPESAAGQGLCCSTLFELPRQVGALPAGTLLWAASVGQDEQNRRMALRIWRSNDVGRTWSYLSSCAVASGTGGLWEPEFSVAADGALVCHYADETDAAHSQKLVAARSYDGVRWEGKHNTVASAWAPDRPGMPVVRRLPNGTYFMSYEICNPGGQYQCVVHYRTSADGWNWGDPANLGIRPETADGRYFRAAPTIAWAPTPGGGADGRILLIGQRLLNRDGTPAAGSGRTILTNSRNGSGAWSAIAAPVTVPNPEVNYCQNYSSPLLPSADGRRVLQIATDFEGTVCRAYFATAGLP; this comes from the coding sequence ATGGTGGTCCTGCGATTTCGGCATGCCCTCGGACGGCATCGACTCCTCGCGCTCGCGCCGGCCGCCGCACTGAGCCTGCTGTGGGCCACTCCGGCCGCCACCTCCCCCATGACAGCCGGCACAGCTGCGACCGCCACGACAGCATCCGCGTCCGCCCTCGCCGCCACCGGAACACCGCTGCGGGACGGAACGGGCCTGTATCCGCGGGCCATTCGGCTCGCCCACAACGGCTCGGCCAACGGCCGGGTCCTCGCGAGCGTCGTCACCTTCGACGGCAACAACGGCATCGGCGCCATCCACGAGAGCACGGACTCCGGAGCGACCTTCCGTGAGGTCGGCAGAGTCGCCGACCCCGAGTCCGCGGCGGGCCAGGGACTCTGCTGCTCCACCCTGTTCGAACTGCCCCGGCAGGTGGGCGCGCTGCCGGCCGGCACCCTGTTGTGGGCCGCCTCCGTCGGCCAGGACGAGCAGAACCGCCGTATGGCGCTGCGGATCTGGCGGAGCAACGACGTGGGCCGCACCTGGTCGTACCTGTCGTCCTGCGCCGTCGCGAGCGGTACGGGCGGGCTGTGGGAACCGGAGTTCTCCGTCGCGGCCGACGGCGCCCTGGTCTGCCACTACGCCGACGAGACCGACGCCGCGCACAGCCAGAAACTCGTGGCCGCGCGGAGTTACGACGGGGTGCGCTGGGAGGGCAAGCACAACACCGTGGCCAGCGCCTGGGCGCCCGACCGGCCCGGGATGCCGGTGGTGCGAAGGCTGCCGAACGGCACGTACTTCATGAGCTACGAGATCTGCAATCCCGGCGGTCAGTACCAGTGCGTCGTGCACTACCGGACCTCCGCCGACGGCTGGAACTGGGGTGACCCCGCCAACCTCGGCATCCGCCCCGAGACGGCTGACGGCAGGTATTTCCGCGCCGCGCCGACCATCGCCTGGGCGCCCACGCCGGGCGGCGGGGCCGACGGGCGGATCCTGCTGATCGGGCAGCGCCTGCTCAACCGGGACGGCACGCCCGCCGCGGGGAGCGGCCGTACGATCCTCACCAACTCGCGGAACGGCAGCGGGGCCTGGTCCGCGATCGCCGCTCCGGTGACCGTGCCGAATCCGGAGGTGAACTACTGCCAGAACTACAGCTCACCGCTCCTGCCGTCGGCGGACGGCAGGCGGGTCCTCCAGATCGCCACCGACTTCGAGGGCACGGTGTGCAGGGCGTACTTCGCGACCGCCGGCCTGCCGTAG